One part of the Arabidopsis thaliana chromosome 1 sequence genome encodes these proteins:
- the SHM7 gene encoding serine hydroxymethyltransferase 7 (serine hydroxymethyltransferase 7 (SHM7); FUNCTIONS IN: pyridoxal phosphate binding, glycine hydroxymethyltransferase activity, catalytic activity; INVOLVED IN: response to cadmium ion, glycine metabolic process, L-serine metabolic process; EXPRESSED IN: 23 plant structures; EXPRESSED DURING: 15 growth stages; CONTAINS InterPro DOMAIN/s: Pyridoxal phosphate-dependent transferase, major domain (InterPro:IPR015424), Serine hydroxymethyltransferase, pyridoxal phosphate binding site (InterPro:IPR019798), Pyridoxal phosphate-dependent transferase, major region, subdomain 1 (InterPro:IPR015421), Serine hydroxymethyltransferase (InterPro:IPR001085); BEST Arabidopsis thaliana protein match is: serine hydroxymethyltransferase 6 (TAIR:AT1G22020.1); Has 11689 Blast hits to 11664 proteins in 2845 species: Archae - 258; Bacteria - 6485; Metazoa - 362; Fungi - 287; Plants - 350; Viruses - 6; Other Eukaryotes - 3941 (source: NCBI BLink).) — MDLSRSQTNFQLGFGCSHASMTPTPTPRAPIADDSINLQVDQSFRSLPTTFSPIPLQLLEQKAEKTTTVDEPKKDGGGGGDQKEDEHFRILGHHMCLKRQRDCPLLLTQSKHPKRSSIGDSDLESRRAAVRAWGDQPIHLADPDIHELMEKEKQRQVRGIELIASENFVCRAVMEALGSHLTNKYSEGMPGARYYTGNQYIDQIENLCIERALTAFGLESDKWGVNVQPYSCTSANFAVYTGLLLPGERIMGLDSPSGGHMSHGYCTPGGKKISAASIFFESFPYKVNPQTGYIDYDKLEDKALDYRPKILICGGSSYPRDWDFARVRQIADKCGAVLMCDMAHISGLVATKECSNPFDHCDIVTSTTHKGLRGPRGGIIFYRRGPKIRKQGHHSSHCDTSTHYDLEEKINFAVFPSLQGGPHNNHIAALAIALKQVATPEYKAYIQQMKKNAQALAAALLRRKCRLVTGGTDNHLLLWDLTPMGLTGKVYEKVCEMCHITLNKTAIFGDNGTISPGGVRIGTPAMTTRGCIESDFETMADFLIKAAQITSALQREHGKSHKEFVKSLCTNKDIAELRNRVEAFALQYEMPASLIRIE, encoded by the exons ATGGATTTGAGTCGTtctcaaacaaattttcaattagggtttggttGTTCACACGCATCAATGACTCCAACACCAACACCAAGAGCTCCAATCGCAGACGATTCGATTAATCTACAAGTCGATCAAAGTTTCCGATCATTACCAACAACTTTCTCTCCGATTCCGTTACAATTACTCGAACAAAAAGCCGAGAAGACCACCACCGTTGATGAGCCAAAGaaagatggaggaggaggaggagatcaAAAGGAAGACGAGCATTTCAGAATCTTAGGTCACCATATGTGTCTCAAAAGGCAAAGAGATTGTCCACTTTTGTTAACGCAATCAAAGCATCCGAAGAGAAGTTCCATCGGTGATTCAGATCTGGAATCGCGACGTGCTGCTGTACGAGCTTGGGGTGATCAACCGATTCATTTGGCGGATCCTGATATTCATGAGCttatggagaaagagaagcaacGACAAGTAAGAGGAATTGAATTGATTGCTTCTGAGAATTTCGTGTGTAGAGCTGTAATGGAAGCTTTAGGTAGTCATTTAACGAATAAATACTCTGAAGGTATGCCTGGAGCTAGATACTATACTGGGAATCAATATATTGATCAGATTGAGAATCTCTGTATTGAGCGTGCTCTTACTGCGTTTGGTCTTGAATCTGATAAATGGGGTGTTAATGTTCAGCCTTATTCTTGTACTTCTGCTAACTTCGCGGTGTATACCGGACTTTTATTGCCCGGTGAACGGATTATGGGGCTTGATTCGCCTTCTGGTGGTCATATGAGTCATGGTTATTGTACTCCTGGTGGGAAGAAGATTTCGGCTGCTTCCATCTTCTTTGAGAGTTTTCCTTATAAAGTGAATCCTCAAACTGGGTATATTGATTATGATAAGCTTGAAGATAAGGCGCTTGATTACCGTCCTAAGATTCTTATTTGTGGTGGGAGTTCTTATCCTAGGGATTGGGATTTTGCAAGGGTTAGACAGATTGCAGATAAGTGTGGAGCTGTTTTGATGTGTGATATGGCTCATATTAGCGGTCTTGTTGCAACTAAG GAATGTTCAAATCCATTTGATCACTGTGACATAGTAACCTCCACTACTCACAAAGGTCTACGTGGTCCTAGAGGAGGTATCATCTTCTACAGGAGAGGCCCAAAGATAAGAAAGCAGGGCCATCACTCTAGCCATTGTGACACTTCCACGCATTACGATCTAGAGGAAAAGATCAACTTTGCTGTTTTTCCATCTCTACAAGGAGGTCCACACAACAACCATATCGCTGCTCTTGCCATTGCATTGAAACAAGTGGCCACTCCAGAGTACAAAGCTTACATACAACAGATGAAGAAAAACGCCCAAGCTTTAGCAGCAGCTCTTCTTAGAAGAAAATGCAGACTGGTTACTGGTGGTACAGACAACCATTTGTTGCTGTGGGATCTCACTCCTATGGGCTTAACAG GGAAAGTCTACGAGAAAGTGTGTGAGATGTGCCATATCACTTTAAACAAGACGGCTATATTCGGGGACAATGGTACAATATCTCCTGGAGGTGTAAGAATAG GGACACCCGCAATGACAACCCGAGGCTGTATAGAGTCTGATTTCGAGACAATGGCGGATTTTCTGATAAAGGCGGCTCAGATAACAAGTGCGTTGCAGAGAGAGCATGGAAAGTCACACAAGGAGTTTGTGAAAAGTTTATGCACCAACAAAGACATAGCTGAGCTTAGAAACCGAGTCGAAGCATTTGCTTTGCAGTATGAGATGCCTGCTTCTCTTATTCGAATTGAATGA